From Scylla paramamosain isolate STU-SP2022 unplaced genomic scaffold, ASM3559412v1 Contig1, whole genome shotgun sequence, a single genomic window includes:
- the LOC135095709 gene encoding LOW QUALITY PROTEIN: asparaginyl-tRNA synthetase-like (The sequence of the model RefSeq protein was modified relative to this genomic sequence to represent the inferred CDS: deleted 4 bases in 2 codons), with the protein MAVMLAAVRLGATRHGRSYSRIVTLLRDKPLQRRVEVNGWVKAVRRQKERTFVDLDDGSCVKNLQVVVPSTQRPPGLTFHAAVRAQGELRPSPTQRRRWSCGRTRWRSSGVEDKTYPFKPRHTHPPDHLRECPHLRPRDSTFAAMLRVRSQAKLSIQQYFDRHGFTCIDTPVLTANDCEGGGEVFSIQATPGSQNPSRGQVIHFFGHPTHLTVSGQLHLEAAASCLSKVYCFNPAFRAENSLTRRHLAEFWMVEAEEAFLGEEGLEGVAERVEGLVKDCVEEVVEKRQEEVALHWRSCEGREALIHQALCQPFIHITHKEAVDTLIRHAPHLSVPPPAPHEDLRREHEAFLTSHAGQRPVLVTHWPQEVKPFYMATVEGRPDVALALDLLLPEVGETAGGGVREPSTDVLLQRLPQDTQKGLQWYLEMRGLGGAPPTAGFGLGFERLVQFILGVKNIKDVVLFPRWAKHCLG; encoded by the exons atggcggtgatgctGGCGGCGGTGCGCTTAGGGGCCACACGACACGGGAGGAGCTACAGCAGAATAGTCACACTACTGCGAGACAAGCCCTTGCAGAGACGTGTGGAAGTGAAt gggTGGGTGAAGGCAGTGCGGCGGCAGAAGGAACGCACCTTTGTGGATCTCGACGATGGATCCTGTGTCAAGAACCTGCAG GTGGTTGTCCCCTCCACCCAGCGACCCCCAGGGCTGACCTTCCACGCTGCAGTAAGGGCCCAGGGAGAGCTACGGCCCTCCCCCACCCAGCGCAGGAGGTGGAGCTGTGGGCGGACCAGATGGAG GTCA TCAGGTGTGGAAGACAAGACATACCCGTTCAAGCCGCGCCACACACACCCGCCAGACCACCTGAGGGAATGCCCACACCTGCGGCCGAGGGACAGTACCTTCGCTGCCATGCTCAGGGTCAGATCGCAG gctaaGCTCTCTATACAGCAATATTTTGATCGCCACGGCTTCACCTGCATTGACACACCTGTTCTCACCGCTAACGACtgtgagggaggtggggaggtcTTCAGCATACAG gcaacCCCAGGATCCCAGAATCCCAGCAGAGGTCAGGTCATCCATTTTTTTGGTCACCCCACCCACCTCACTGTGTCTGGCCAGCTCCACCTTGAGGCCGCagcaag CTGCCTCTCCAAGGTCTACTGTTTCAACCCAGCCTTCCGAGCAGAAAATTCGTTAACAAGGCGTCACTTGGCCGAATTCTGGatggtggaggcggaggaggccttcctg ggggaggaggggctggagggagtggcagagagggtggaggggctGGTGAAGGACTGCGTGGAGGAGGTCGTGgagaagagacaagaggaggTGGCTCTGCATTGGAGGAgctgtgagggaagggag gcaTTAATCCACCAAGCCCTTTGCCAACCCTTCATCCACATCACCCACAAAGAGGCAGTGGACACCCTCATCCGCCACGCCCCCCACCTGTCCGtgccgccccccgccccccacgAAGACCTGCGGAGGGAGCATGAAGCCTTCCTGACCTCCCACGCCGGCCAGCGACCCGTTCTTGTGACCCACTGGCCCCAAGAGGTGAAGCCGTTTTATATGGCAACAGTGGAGGGCAGGCCGGATGTG GCACTGGCACTAGACTTACTTCTGCCAGAGGTGGGTGAAACTGCTGGCGGAGGGGTGAGGGAGCCTTCCACGGACGTCCTCCTTCAGCGCCTTCCCCAGGACACTCAGAAGGGCCTGCAGTGGTACCTGGAGATGAGGGGGCTGGGTGGTGCTCCTCCTACAGCTGGGTTCGGCCTGGGATTCGAGAGACTGGTTCAATTTATATTAGGGGTTAAGAACATAAAAGATGTGGTGTTGTTTCCGAGATGGGCTAAACATTGCCTTGGTtag